A genomic region of Methanobacterium sp. SMA-27 contains the following coding sequences:
- a CDS encoding U32 family peptidase, which translates to MIKIVELLSPAGDITALNSAIKNGADSVYIGIQGYNMRATVSNFSIQDLKYAVKQCHDSGVKLYVCTNTIMKERDLIELRNLMPLIKSSGVDAVIVSDLGALNIARENNLNVHMSVQANLSNSEALNVLQELGVSRVVLSREMTLKEIKEIADNTKMDIEVFVHGSMCVAISGRCFLSSHLYNKSANCGKCLQPCRKDWKIVSEDGEEFIIDNELESNFQEQKSEYEHTSEDFKNEKTHILSTKDLCMVDHIPELIDAGVEAFKIEGRAKPADYVSTVTRVYKDAININESGNWNSEERQIKTHKWKLELKKVFNRGFDTGFFFKIPNETSSSNQATYIKKDSGMVVNYYQKVNAAEIRLWEDLEVGDEIIIQGKTTGSITLKVGSMQVNGENILKASKGQNVAIFVEEKVRPNDNVYKRLKKDE; encoded by the coding sequence GTGATAAAAATCGTTGAACTACTCTCACCTGCAGGAGACATAACAGCATTGAATTCTGCAATTAAAAATGGGGCAGACTCTGTTTACATAGGTATCCAAGGATACAATATGAGAGCTACAGTGTCAAACTTTTCAATTCAAGATCTGAAATATGCTGTAAAACAATGCCATGATTCTGGAGTTAAACTCTATGTATGTACCAACACAATCATGAAAGAAAGGGATTTAATAGAACTGAGAAATTTAATGCCATTAATTAAATCTTCAGGTGTAGATGCAGTGATAGTATCAGATCTGGGTGCTTTGAATATTGCAAGAGAAAATAATTTAAATGTCCACATGAGTGTACAGGCAAATCTGTCAAACAGCGAAGCATTAAATGTGCTTCAAGAACTAGGTGTATCGCGTGTTGTACTTTCAAGGGAAATGACCCTTAAAGAGATTAAAGAAATTGCAGATAATACAAAAATGGATATAGAAGTCTTTGTGCACGGATCAATGTGCGTTGCAATTTCAGGTAGATGTTTTTTAAGTTCTCATCTCTACAATAAAAGTGCAAATTGTGGAAAATGTCTTCAGCCATGCAGAAAGGACTGGAAAATTGTTTCTGAAGATGGGGAAGAATTTATAATTGATAATGAGCTCGAATCCAATTTTCAAGAACAGAAATCCGAATACGAACATACTTCTGAAGATTTTAAAAATGAAAAAACCCATATATTAAGTACTAAGGATCTATGCATGGTGGATCACATACCCGAACTTATTGATGCAGGAGTGGAAGCTTTTAAGATAGAAGGAAGAGCCAAACCTGCTGATTACGTTAGCACAGTAACAAGGGTTTACAAGGATGCAATTAACATAAATGAATCTGGAAATTGGAACTCTGAAGAACGGCAAATAAAAACTCATAAATGGAAATTAGAGCTTAAAAAAGTTTTCAATAGGGGATTTGATACGGGATTTTTCTTTAAGATCCCAAATGAAACCAGTAGCTCCAACCAAGCAACATATATCAAAAAAGATTCAGGAATGGTTGTTAATTATTATCAGAAAGTTAATGCAGCAGAGATCAGATTGTGGGAAGATCTTGAAGTTGGGGATGAAATAATAATTCAAGGTAAAACAACAGGTTCGATCACATTGAAAGTTGGTTCTATGCAAGTGAATGGTGAAAATATTCTTAAAGCATCTAAAGGTCAAAATGTAGCTATCTTTGTTGAAGAAAAAGTTCGTCCAAACGATAACGTTTATAAAAGACTTAAAAAGGATGAATAA
- a CDS encoding CBS domain-containing protein: protein MNIEDAMQKDVIKFHELDKIVDVAQSFRENKISGAPVVDDENKVVGVISEGDIMRLIEVHSPKINLILPAPLDLIELPIRMKHELNEIAEDMEKAGSTVIDQIMTRKIIKIGPDASISDAAELMDSHKVKRLPVVDNEGKLIGIITRGDIIGAMVRGDE from the coding sequence ATGAATATTGAAGATGCTATGCAGAAAGATGTTATAAAATTCCATGAACTGGATAAAATAGTTGATGTTGCACAGAGTTTCAGAGAAAATAAAATAAGCGGAGCTCCTGTTGTTGATGATGAAAACAAGGTAGTTGGAGTTATCAGTGAAGGTGATATAATGAGGCTTATTGAAGTCCACTCACCAAAAATAAATCTCATACTTCCAGCTCCATTAGATTTAATTGAACTACCTATAAGAATGAAGCATGAATTGAATGAAATTGCAGAAGACATGGAGAAAGCAGGGTCAACGGTTATAGATCAGATCATGACTAGAAAGATCATAAAGATAGGGCCAGATGCTTCAATATCGGATGCTGCAGAGTTAATGGATTCTCATAAGGTTAAAAGACTTCCAGTAGTTGACAATGAAGGTAAATTAATAGGTATAATTACTAGGGGGGATATCATAGGGGCAATGGTGAGAGGGGATGAGTAA
- the cfbC gene encoding Ni-sirohydrochlorin a,c-diamide reductive cyclase ATP-dependent reductase subunit, giving the protein MSKTKKIAIYGKGGIGKSTIVSNIAAANSKDKEVLVIGCDPKADTTRTLVGERIPTVLDTLKIKKNAVTEDILYVGYNDVSCVESGGPEPGVGCAGRGVIVAMNLLERLGIFSENLDLIIYDVLGDVVCGGFAVPLRENFADEVYIVTSGEYMALYAANNICKGIKKLKGKFGGIICNCRGIDNELEIVHEFAERVNSRVIGVVPRNEIVQKSEIDAKTVLEKFPDSKQAEIYRKLANSINLNNEFVIPEPMDVEVFDEFFRKFQ; this is encoded by the coding sequence ATGAGTAAAACTAAAAAAATTGCAATTTATGGAAAGGGAGGAATAGGAAAATCCACCATTGTCTCGAACATTGCAGCAGCAAATTCAAAGGATAAAGAAGTACTTGTAATTGGTTGCGATCCTAAAGCAGATACAACACGTACACTAGTGGGTGAGAGAATACCTACTGTATTAGATACTTTAAAAATCAAAAAAAATGCAGTTACAGAGGATATTCTCTATGTGGGATATAACGATGTTAGTTGTGTTGAATCTGGAGGGCCCGAACCGGGAGTAGGTTGTGCAGGTAGGGGAGTTATTGTTGCAATGAATCTGCTGGAGCGTCTGGGAATTTTTTCTGAAAATCTGGATTTAATTATCTATGATGTATTAGGTGATGTTGTATGTGGAGGTTTTGCAGTTCCACTGCGTGAGAATTTTGCAGACGAAGTTTACATAGTCACATCTGGAGAATATATGGCCCTTTATGCAGCCAACAACATATGTAAAGGTATTAAAAAACTAAAAGGTAAATTTGGCGGCATTATATGTAACTGTCGAGGAATTGATAATGAACTTGAAATTGTACATGAATTCGCTGAAAGGGTTAATAGCAGGGTTATTGGAGTAGTACCTAGAAATGAAATTGTACAGAAAAGTGAAATAGATGCAAAAACAGTTCTAGAAAAATTTCCTGATTCAAAACAAGCAGAAATTTACAGAAAACTTGCAAATTCAATAAATTTGAATAATGAATTTGTTATTCCGGAACCAATGGATGTTGAGGTATTTGATGAATTTTTCAGGAAATTTCAGTGA
- a CDS encoding DUF123 domain-containing protein, giving the protein MTKKIILKGTYCIIIQLKDDTVIEVGKKGPINFKMGYYVYVGSALNSLETRLKRHLSNNKKLFWHVDYLLNSSNAEIKEIVFAVNENKWECMLASKISCHGTEIHGFGCSDCKCDSHLFRFDEIEVSIKTCRDAFKTLELEPKMLDDLINKN; this is encoded by the coding sequence ATGACAAAAAAAATTATATTAAAAGGTACTTATTGCATTATAATCCAATTAAAAGATGATACAGTTATTGAAGTTGGTAAAAAAGGTCCTATTAATTTCAAAATGGGTTATTATGTGTATGTTGGTTCGGCTCTTAACTCACTTGAAACACGTTTAAAAAGACATTTAAGCAACAACAAAAAACTTTTTTGGCATGTAGATTATCTCTTAAACAGCTCTAATGCTGAGATAAAGGAGATAGTATTTGCAGTCAATGAAAATAAATGGGAATGTATGCTTGCTTCAAAAATATCATGCCATGGTACTGAAATCCACGGTTTCGGTTGTTCTGACTGTAAATGTGATTCACATCTTTTCAGATTTGATGAAATTGAAGTATCCATAAAAACATGCCGTGATGCATTTAAAACACTTGAACTTGAGCCAAAAATGTTAGATGATTTAATTAATAAAAATTGA
- a CDS encoding MBL fold metallo-hydrolase: MKLICVNDNTAKFSSEFYAEHGLSILIENGDSKVLFDTGRSPEVLKHNMEQLNGFKNLKHVVLSHGHEDHTGGLFQVLNNSSPNIYLHKTAILPKYIMRNGNMEFIGISKISYADTKDKEKKLQPKLKLISKTIEIEPNIFIFAEISFFNDFEELDPSFFIEKNDNFLHDNFEDELVLVIKTQEGLVILSGCGHKGIVNTVSSVAKYFNENVYAVIGGTHLITANEDRIDSTITELEKFDPKYLIFGHCTGFDALCKFKNRFKNKFQILESGKELILP; encoded by the coding sequence ATGAAATTAATTTGTGTCAATGATAATACAGCAAAATTTTCGTCTGAATTTTATGCAGAGCACGGTCTCTCAATTCTAATTGAAAATGGAGATTCTAAAGTTCTTTTTGATACGGGAAGATCTCCAGAAGTTCTGAAACATAATATGGAACAATTAAATGGTTTTAAAAATTTGAAACATGTTGTTTTAAGTCATGGCCATGAAGATCATACAGGGGGATTGTTTCAAGTTCTAAATAACAGTTCACCAAATATTTATTTACATAAAACAGCCATTTTACCCAAATATATCATGAGAAATGGCAATATGGAGTTTATTGGAATATCTAAGATCTCTTATGCTGATACAAAGGATAAAGAAAAGAAATTACAACCTAAATTGAAATTAATTTCTAAAACAATAGAAATTGAACCAAATATTTTTATATTTGCTGAAATTTCATTTTTCAATGATTTTGAAGAGTTAGACCCTTCATTTTTTATTGAGAAGAATGATAATTTCTTACACGACAACTTTGAAGATGAACTTGTTCTTGTAATAAAAACTCAAGAAGGACTTGTGATTTTATCTGGCTGTGGACATAAGGGTATTGTAAACACAGTTTCATCTGTTGCAAAATATTTTAATGAAAATGTTTACGCTGTGATTGGCGGCACACATCTAATAACTGCTAATGAAGATCGTATTGACAGTACAATAACTGAACTTGAAAAGTTTGATCCTAAATATTTGATATTTGGTCATTGCACTGGTTTTGATGCATTGTGCAAATTTAAAAATAGATTTAAAAATAAATTTCAAATACTTGAATCGGGTAAAGAACTTATTTTGCCGTAA
- a CDS encoding DUF371 domain-containing protein, with the protein MEYTFIVTGHPNVTSKHKTTLEVTKDTEIGKTADCIIGVKSKVSMGDIPNRILDAIKNEDTLIILRLETENATDEIKGYGHPELTLDHPTDIVTRKSSFKCSRTLMINADKAAYDLNNELIDDLKKSKPLKVTIIV; encoded by the coding sequence ATGGAATACACATTTATTGTAACAGGACATCCTAATGTAACATCAAAACATAAAACAACACTAGAGGTAACAAAGGATACCGAAATAGGAAAAACAGCTGATTGTATAATAGGGGTTAAATCTAAAGTATCAATGGGGGATATTCCCAATAGAATATTAGATGCAATTAAGAATGAAGATACTCTTATAATTTTACGTCTTGAAACCGAAAATGCTACTGATGAGATAAAAGGTTATGGACATCCTGAGTTAACCCTAGATCATCCAACAGACATAGTTACAAGAAAAAGTAGTTTTAAATGTAGCAGAACGCTTATGATAAATGCAGATAAAGCTGCATATGATCTTAATAACGAATTAATTGATGATTTAAAGAAATCTAAACCTTTAAAAGTTACAATTATTGTTTAA
- a CDS encoding DUF167 family protein: MICLDAITPTKDGILLEVEVSPKSDKFRISGYNEWRKALEVKIKSVPQKGKANKEIINEFSKITQHHVEILSGHKSHHKTLKIYDMDEKELLNILKHYF, translated from the coding sequence ATGATTTGTTTGGATGCTATAACACCTACAAAGGATGGAATACTTCTTGAAGTAGAGGTCTCACCAAAATCTGACAAATTTAGAATATCTGGATATAATGAATGGAGAAAAGCATTGGAAGTTAAAATAAAGTCAGTTCCACAGAAAGGTAAAGCTAACAAGGAAATAATTAACGAATTTTCAAAAATTACACAACATCATGTTGAAATTCTATCTGGACATAAAAGTCATCATAAGACCTTGAAAATATATGATATGGATGAAAAAGAACTTCTAAATATTTTAAAACATTATTTCTAA
- the rfbB gene encoding dTDP-glucose 4,6-dehydratase, translating into MKMLITGGAGFIGCNFVHQMVEKQDHEIVIFDKLTYAANPDYLNDIKSKIEFIKGDIGDSEAVKNVMKDCDMVVNFAAETHVDRSIEDPGVFVKTDVIGTYNLLENVRKYDVEKYLQISTDEVYGSIDNGSFTEKSNIDPSSPYSASKAGADVLVSAYHKTYGAPVIITRSSNNFGPYQFPEKLIPLFILNAIQNKELPVYGDGKNVRDWIYAPDNCTGVYTALMKGKLGEVYNIGGGNEKNNLEITHMILDTLGKPDNLIKFVEDRLGHDRRYSLDSTKIMKLGWKPEHKFEDAIKQTINWYKDNITLFSKF; encoded by the coding sequence ATGAAAATGCTTATTACAGGAGGAGCAGGCTTTATAGGCTGTAACTTCGTGCATCAAATGGTTGAGAAACAAGATCACGAGATAGTAATATTTGACAAACTAACTTATGCAGCCAATCCAGATTATCTCAATGATATAAAAAGTAAAATAGAATTCATTAAAGGAGATATTGGAGACTCGGAAGCAGTTAAAAATGTGATGAAAGATTGTGATATGGTTGTGAACTTCGCTGCTGAAACACATGTAGACAGGTCAATTGAAGATCCAGGGGTATTTGTTAAAACAGATGTCATTGGTACATACAATCTTCTTGAAAATGTTAGAAAATATGATGTTGAAAAATATCTACAGATATCTACAGACGAAGTTTATGGAAGTATAGATAATGGATCTTTTACTGAAAAAAGTAATATTGATCCTTCAAGCCCATACTCTGCAAGTAAAGCCGGAGCTGATGTACTTGTAAGTGCTTATCATAAAACATACGGCGCTCCTGTAATAATTACAAGAAGCAGTAATAATTTTGGCCCATATCAGTTTCCTGAAAAACTCATTCCCCTGTTCATATTAAATGCAATACAAAATAAGGAATTACCCGTATATGGTGATGGTAAAAATGTTCGAGATTGGATATATGCACCGGACAACTGTACAGGAGTTTACACCGCCCTAATGAAAGGAAAGTTAGGAGAAGTTTATAATATAGGTGGTGGAAATGAGAAAAATAATCTTGAAATAACACACATGATACTGGATACTCTTGGAAAACCAGATAACCTCATAAAGTTTGTTGAAGATCGTCTCGGTCATGACAGAAGATATTCCCTTGATTCAACTAAAATAATGAAACTTGGATGGAAACCAGAACATAAATTTGAGGATGCTATTAAACAAACCATAAACTGGTATAAAGATAATATAACTCTTTTTTCAAAGTTTTAA
- the galU gene encoding UTP--glucose-1-phosphate uridylyltransferase GalU: MKAVIPAAGLGTRFLPATKAQPKEMLPVFNKPTIQYVVEEAVASGIDDILIVTGKGKRSIEDHFDKSFELEYFLRNCGKMDYLHEIETISEMADIYYVRQKKQRGLGDAILCAKKHVDGDAFAVLLGDTIGRSSVPCTKQLMDIYNQYGSSTIAIEKVPDEKIERYGIIKGNKVSESLYEIEDLVEKPKLRDAPSNLAITGRYILTSEIFDHIENLTPGVGGEIQLTDAMKSLEKIYGHVFDGKIYDIGNTVEWLKSSIEFALEDPEVGEDLRSYMTEIVK, from the coding sequence ATGAAAGCTGTAATACCTGCTGCAGGGCTCGGTACGAGATTTTTACCGGCCACTAAAGCACAACCTAAGGAGATGTTACCTGTCTTCAATAAACCAACCATTCAGTATGTTGTTGAAGAAGCAGTTGCTTCGGGCATTGACGATATTTTAATAGTAACTGGTAAAGGAAAGAGATCAATCGAAGATCACTTTGATAAATCTTTTGAACTTGAATATTTCCTTAGAAACTGTGGTAAAATGGACTATCTCCATGAAATAGAAACCATATCAGAAATGGCAGATATTTATTATGTTAGACAGAAAAAACAAAGGGGACTTGGAGATGCCATTTTATGTGCAAAAAAACATGTTGATGGTGATGCATTTGCTGTTTTATTAGGTGATACTATAGGAAGATCAAGTGTACCATGTACAAAGCAGCTTATGGACATCTATAACCAGTATGGATCATCTACAATAGCCATAGAGAAGGTTCCGGATGAAAAGATAGAAAGATATGGAATAATTAAAGGAAATAAAGTTTCTGAATCTTTATATGAAATAGAAGATCTAGTTGAGAAGCCAAAACTGCGTGATGCTCCCTCAAATCTTGCAATTACAGGTAGATATATTTTGACATCAGAAATATTCGATCATATAGAAAATCTAACTCCTGGTGTTGGAGGAGAAATACAACTCACTGATGCAATGAAATCACTTGAGAAGATATATGGCCATGTATTTGATGGTAAAATATATGATATTGGAAATACAGTTGAATGGCTTAAGAGCTCAATTGAATTTGCATTGGAGGATCCAGAGGTAGGAGAAGATTTAAGGAGTTATATGACGGAAATTGTGAAATAA
- the galE gene encoding UDP-glucose 4-epimerase GalE, producing the protein MILIVGGAGYIGAHINKQLNNNGYETIVFDNLSYGHEDFVKWGIFERGDLGNINEIRKIFQKYPITAVMQFAAFTYVGESVEDPQKYYINNVCNTLNLIKVMLEFDVKTLVFSSTCATYGNPIEIPITETHPQNPISPYGYGKLMVETILSDYSNAYNLRYVSLRYFNAAGADPDSEIGELHNPETHLIPLILDAASGKRSDIKIFGTDYDTPDGTCVRDYIHVTDLADAHLKALQYLENGGKSDYFNLGNGNGFSVLEVIEKAREITGKEIIAVEDKRRHGDPPILIGSSDKVRNILKWEPKYHDLSQIVETAWKWHEKISNKF; encoded by the coding sequence ATGATTCTTATAGTTGGTGGCGCCGGATATATAGGTGCACACATTAACAAACAGCTTAATAATAATGGATATGAAACCATTGTTTTCGATAATTTGAGTTATGGTCATGAAGATTTTGTTAAATGGGGAATATTTGAACGTGGAGATCTTGGAAATATCAATGAAATACGGAAGATATTCCAAAAATATCCAATAACTGCTGTAATGCAGTTTGCTGCATTCACCTATGTTGGTGAATCAGTTGAAGACCCCCAGAAATATTATATAAACAATGTTTGCAATACTCTAAACCTAATTAAGGTAATGCTAGAATTTGATGTAAAAACACTGGTGTTTTCATCTACCTGTGCAACCTATGGAAATCCCATTGAAATTCCAATCACAGAAACTCATCCACAAAATCCTATAAGTCCATATGGATATGGAAAATTGATGGTTGAAACTATTTTATCAGATTATAGCAATGCATACAATTTAAGATATGTTTCTTTGAGATATTTCAATGCTGCAGGTGCAGATCCTGATTCTGAGATAGGTGAACTTCATAATCCTGAAACCCATCTGATACCGTTGATATTAGATGCAGCAAGTGGAAAAAGGAGTGATATTAAGATATTTGGTACAGATTATGATACTCCTGATGGTACATGTGTAAGAGATTACATACACGTGACAGATTTAGCTGATGCCCATTTAAAAGCTCTCCAGTACCTCGAGAATGGAGGTAAAAGTGATTATTTTAATCTTGGAAATGGTAATGGATTTTCTGTATTGGAAGTCATAGAAAAAGCTAGGGAAATTACAGGAAAAGAAATAATTGCAGTTGAAGATAAAAGAAGGCATGGAGATCCACCAATTCTTATTGGAAGCTCGGATAAAGTTCGCAATATATTAAAATGGGAACCAAAATACCATGATCTTTCCCAGATTGTAGAAACTGCATGGAAATGGCATGAAAAAATATCAAATAAATTTTAA
- a CDS encoding DNA-3-methyladenine glycosylase encodes MIIKIRPQSPYNFELSAIIFSDGDPQIQKYENGIYWQVININEHLFLIEVQSLGSVDEPELSVNIKPDNELSKGDMELVRDEVISIFNLDSNLKDFYDYIKNENVLSKLILKLKGLNSPTTPTFFEAIVTSIIEQQISLKAARSIETKMVKKYGEKLKIETKTYYLFPTPETISKLKKEDLRDVGLSFRKAEYVIGLSKNIKEGKIDLNSLKTQETSEIIQQLMKIRGIGVWTAELAVIRGLHRMVALPADDIGLRRVVSHYYTDGKPITSHQLRTIAKNWGNWSGLVVFYLIIADLMSIKI; translated from the coding sequence TTGATTATTAAAATACGCCCCCAATCTCCATATAACTTTGAATTAAGCGCAATTATATTTTCTGATGGAGATCCTCAAATTCAGAAATATGAAAACGGGATTTATTGGCAGGTAATCAATATAAATGAGCATTTATTCCTGATCGAGGTACAATCATTGGGATCTGTTGATGAACCAGAATTATCTGTAAATATAAAACCGGATAATGAACTGAGTAAAGGAGATATGGAACTTGTTAGAGATGAAGTAATCTCGATTTTCAATCTAGACTCCAACCTCAAAGATTTTTATGATTATATAAAGAATGAAAATGTATTGTCAAAGCTTATTTTAAAGCTTAAAGGTCTCAACAGCCCTACCACACCCACATTCTTTGAGGCCATTGTTACATCAATAATCGAACAGCAGATATCATTAAAGGCAGCACGCAGTATCGAAACAAAGATGGTAAAAAAATATGGAGAAAAACTAAAAATAGAAACCAAAACTTACTACTTATTTCCAACGCCTGAAACAATTTCTAAATTAAAAAAAGAAGATCTAAGAGACGTAGGCTTGAGTTTCAGAAAGGCAGAATATGTAATTGGATTATCAAAGAATATTAAAGAAGGTAAAATAGATTTAAATAGTTTAAAAACTCAAGAAACTTCAGAAATTATCCAACAACTCATGAAAATACGCGGAATTGGAGTCTGGACAGCAGAACTTGCTGTAATTAGGGGATTGCATAGAATGGTTGCGCTGCCTGCTGATGATATCGGACTTAGAAGGGTTGTATCACATTATTATACAGATGGAAAACCAATTACAAGCCATCAACTAAGAACAATTGCTAAAAATTGGGGTAACTGGAGTGGTCTTGTAGTTTTCTATTTGATAATTGCAGATTTAATGTCAATTAAAATATAA
- a CDS encoding DUF2769 domain-containing protein, with product MGKVEINEENISKCLCKTCPVQTDSKCSKDKLDIINEKLKQEGDIKDIIKPEEELSLVYCSFGKATCTDLSSMELCKCTQCNVWLDNNLANTEPIEYFCIDGAPK from the coding sequence TTGGGAAAAGTTGAAATAAACGAAGAAAACATTAGCAAATGTCTGTGCAAAACATGTCCAGTTCAAACTGACAGCAAATGTTCTAAGGATAAACTGGATATTATAAATGAGAAATTGAAGCAAGAAGGTGATATTAAAGATATTATTAAACCAGAAGAAGAACTTTCACTTGTTTACTGTTCATTTGGAAAGGCTACATGTACCGACCTTTCAAGCATGGAATTGTGTAAATGTACACAATGCAATGTGTGGTTGGACAATAATTTAGCTAATACCGAACCAATAGAATATTTCTGTATTGATGGTGCACCAAAGTAA
- a CDS encoding DNA double-strand break repair nuclease NurA, with the protein MIDSLYEKALVKKNNINARIKSDFDDPKFDPSEFWRNYRLKEDNRVVTICAGDGSINKKNFMGFIFYVIDAECLIYNKKLQIIESSEIDIIPHHHYVDDRLRSYMGIFEIKNALNAFEKHDIDVFLFDGSILGNLIRPFPLEKKITNDVKEEIKIRCLPGLEKELKKESEHSIVGITSSKFDEIIGDFEKKTEAMIYLENLENLTVISELIKNEGSVVAISKTSTSNEYFESEIPDMAIFDRYSRKEGYSTPKHISISTQVKREFPIKNDFFRSLTFTIFYARLEDHKNILKFELPYYATEDKIKDILKIIKSKSAEGYPLLLKKAHNDVVIRKVDLERLSKIIGFMEKSGREML; encoded by the coding sequence ATGATAGATTCTCTCTATGAAAAGGCTCTTGTAAAGAAAAATAACATAAACGCACGTATCAAAAGTGATTTTGATGATCCTAAATTTGATCCATCGGAATTCTGGAGAAACTATCGATTAAAGGAAGATAACAGGGTAGTAACAATATGTGCTGGTGATGGGAGTATCAACAAAAAGAATTTTATGGGCTTTATTTTTTATGTAATCGATGCCGAATGTTTGATATACAACAAAAAGCTTCAGATTATTGAAAGTTCTGAAATAGATATAATACCACACCATCATTATGTTGATGATCGTTTGAGGAGTTATATGGGTATATTTGAGATTAAAAATGCTTTGAATGCATTTGAAAAACATGATATTGATGTTTTTCTTTTTGATGGATCTATTCTCGGAAACCTAATAAGACCATTTCCATTGGAAAAAAAAATTACTAATGATGTAAAAGAAGAAATTAAAATTAGATGTCTACCTGGACTCGAAAAAGAGTTGAAAAAGGAATCAGAACATTCAATAGTTGGAATAACTTCTTCTAAATTTGATGAAATAATTGGAGATTTTGAGAAAAAAACAGAAGCAATGATCTATCTGGAGAATCTTGAAAATCTAACAGTGATAAGCGAACTAATAAAAAATGAAGGGTCGGTAGTTGCGATATCCAAAACTTCAACCAGTAATGAATATTTCGAATCTGAGATACCAGATATGGCAATATTTGACAGATACAGTAGAAAAGAGGGATATTCTACACCTAAACATATCAGTATTTCTACACAGGTTAAAAGAGAATTTCCCATTAAAAATGATTTCTTCCGAAGTTTAACCTTTACAATATTCTATGCAAGACTTGAGGATCATAAAAATATTCTGAAATTTGAACTTCCATATTATGCAACTGAAGATAAAATAAAAGATATTCTAAAGATTATTAAAAGTAAGAGTGCAGAAGGATATCCTTTGCTTCTTAAAAAGGCTCATAATGATGTTGTCATAAGAAAAGTTGATCTGGAGAGGCTTTCAAAAATCATAGGATTCATGGAGAAAAGCGGGAGGGAGATGTTATGA